Proteins found in one Aspergillus chevalieri M1 DNA, chromosome 2, nearly complete sequence genomic segment:
- a CDS encoding uncharacterized protein (COG:S;~EggNog:ENOG410PPA0;~InterPro:IPR033121,IPR021109;~SECRETED:SignalP(1-27);~TransMembrane:1 (n12-23c27/28o499-523i)): MIMKKGQGISRGCSLAFWFTTIISVSANPKPYPFEWNTTHSFGYDGPWHAIPMKIGWPEQIINLYPGGTWASVILGSNLSDSFKYDYPNQTWLSSSEVWNAAKSEPTRPGSTENYDIAQSNRGGVTGSLDGSWRGSDASNITGDGIILTDRMTFETPDNGVTIPNISISALYEANMGFPDGSTVPMDVGFLSLGARAPQTFGNYTANVISEYLASDERIPSNSWSLHIGSVAKGIAGSLILGGYDSSRAVGDVGTYDTTDGFGGMFANLVDIQMGISGDGGSPWAFRNKTNLLRNAKNNTQSISVRPNPTAPFLFLPNQTCETIASYLPVTWQWDLGLYTWNTDDPRYEQILTSPSYLDFVFQRSSGQSNLNIKVPLALLNLTLTSPIVDTPTAYFPCRPFDNDGAEYHLGRAFLQAAFIGMNWVNSKWWMAQAPGPGSLTSSIITIENNTESLSTTAPSTFWADSWKRVLTDLPNPSSSTNSSSDSNNNSGSGISGGAIAGAVVGSTVGGLALLAGAVFFFLRTCRAKKPAAAPSSDDQKEAYFPDRQYPMDRQQRWPVELAGGEPVHEIMTTSTPPQELMTTGQPPQELMANEDNK; the protein is encoded by the coding sequence ATGATCATGAAAAAAGGGCAGGGAATCAGTCGTGGTTGCTCATTAGCATTCTGGTTCACCACGATCATCTCCGTTTCAGCAAACCCAAAACCTTACCCTTTCGAGTGGAACACGACACATTCCTTTGGATATGATGGTCCCTGGCATGCGATTCCCATGAAAATAGGATGGCCCGAGCAGATCATCAACCTCTACCCCGGCGGAACGTGGGCTTCCGTTATTTTGGGATCCAACCTCTCAGACTCGTTCAAATACGATTACCCAAATCAAACGTGGTTGTCAAGCTCCGAAGTTTGGAATGCCGCGAAGAGTGAGCCAACTCGGCCCGGCTCGACAGAGAACTATGATATCGCGCAGTCCAACCGTGGCGGTGTTACAGGATCCCTCGATGGATCCTGGAGAGGTAGCGATGCGTCGAATATAACCGGCGATGGAATTATTCTGACAGACCGCATGACCTTCGAGACTCCGGATAATGGCGTCACCATCCCTAATATCTCGATTTCTGCCCTATACGAAGCAAATATGGGCTTTCCCGACGGCAGCACGGTCCCGATGGACGTCGGTTTTCTGTCGCTGGGCGCCCGAGCACCCCAAACCTTCGGTAACTATACTGCCAATGTGATTTCCGAGTATTTGGCCTCTGACGAACGGATCCCGTCGAACTCATGGTCGCTGCACATTGGCTCCGTCGCCAAGGGCATCGCTGGCTCACTGATTCTGGGCGGGTATGACTCCTCACGCGCTGTCGGAGACGTAGGCACTTACGACACGACAGATGGATTCGGCGGCATGTTTGCAAACCTGGTAGACATCCAGATGGGCATCAGCGGTGATGGCGGCTCGCCATGGGCATTCCGAAACAAGACTAACTTGCTCCGCAATGCGAAAAATAACACGCAATCAATCAGTGTCCGGCCAAACCCAACAGCGCCCTTCCTGTTTCTCCCGAACCAAACCTGTGAGACTATTGCTTCATATCTGCCCGTCACGTGGCAATGGGACCTCGGTCTGTACACATGGAACACGGACGACCCTAGATACGAGCAGATCCTCACATCCCCGTCGTATCTGGATTTTGTCTTCCAGCGATCCTCTGGCCAGTCGAACCTCAACATCAAGGTCCCTCTCGCATTGCTCAACCTCACACTCACGTCTCCCATCGTTGACACTCCAACAGCGTACTTCCCCTGTCGGCCCTTTGACAACGATGGGGCTGAGTATCATCTTGGACGGGCTTTCTTGCAGGCCGCATTTATCGGCATGAATTGGGTCAACTCGAAATGGTGGATGGCACAAGCTCCAGGCCCTGGTTCTCTGACTAGTTCCATAATCACAATCGAGAACAATACCGAGTCCCTCTCAACAACAGCCCCCAGCACCTTCTGGGCTGACTCCTGGAAGAGAGTCCTCACCGATCTGCCGAATCCCTCATCGTccaccaacagcagcagTGATAGCAACAACAATAGCGGCAGTGGTATCTCGGGCGGCGCAATTGCCGGCGCAGTGGTCGGATCGACTGTGGGAGGACTCGCCCTGTTGGCCGGCgcggttttctttttcttgcggACATGTCGTGCGAAAAAGCCAGCAGCCGCACCATCGAGCGATGACCAGAAAGAAGCCTACTTTCCAGACAGGCAATATCCGATGGATAGACAACAGCGCTGGCCTGTCGAACTGGCCGGCGGGGAGCCGGTCCACGAGATAATGACAACCTCCACGCCTCCCCAAGAGCTCATGACAACTGGGCAGCCTCCTCAAGAATTGATGGCAAATGAGGATAACAAATAA
- a CDS encoding putative NAD binding Rossmann fold oxidoreductase (COG:S;~EggNog:ENOG410PJJ0;~InterPro:IPR004104,IPR000683,IPR036291;~PFAM:PF02894,PF01408;~go_function: GO:0016491 - oxidoreductase activity [Evidence IEA]): MASKTWNIGVVGYGFSAKTFHIPFVQEVPELKLYAVVQRTPKPDDDAEKDHPGIKSYRTSEEMVKDAGVDVVIVTTAPDSHFDLVKLALESGKHVVCEKPFTPTSKEAEELNAIAEKNGKLLAVYQNRRWDADFQTLSKLYKNGSLGRVVEFETHFDRHRPQEPAADASKWKNKVIPGGSAIYDLGTHLLDQVVYLLGLPQRVTGFIGSQREVNTSGFEDSFTVLLHYGGGVLVTAKAGVVSPEEEQLRFWVRGEKGSFKKFHLDIQEEHLKAGIKPWDSGYGREPSERYGTLTTIQNGTPIKETYPTVEPPTWTEYYRKLARALAGEGALPASGVEAGQVIRLIELAQESSKLGKTLDV; encoded by the exons ATGGCCTCCAAAACCTGGAACATCGGCGTCGTAGGCTACGGCTTCAGCGCCAAAACCTTCCACATCCCCTTCGTCCAAGAAGTTCCCGAGCTCAAGCTCTACGCTGTCGTCCAGCGCACCCCCAAGCCCGACGACGATGCTGAAAAGGACCACCCGGGTATCAAGTCATACCGGACCTCCGAGGAGATGGTGAAGGATGCGGGGGTTGATGTGGTGATTGTTACGACGGCGCCGGATTCGCATTTTGATTTGGTGAAGTTGGCGTTGGAGAGTGGGAAGCATG TTGTCTGCGAGAAGCCGTTTACGCCTACATCGAAGGAAGCAGAGGAGCTTAACGCCATCGCGGAAAAGAACGGGAAATTGTTGGCCGTTTACCAGA ACCGCCGTTGGGACGCCGACTTTCAAACCCTCTCCAAACTCTACAAAAACGGCTCCCTCGGCCGCGTCGTCGAATTCGAAACCCACTTCGACCGCCACCGCCCCCAAGAACCCGCAGCCGACGCCTCCAAGTGGAAGAACAAGGTAATCCCCGGCGGCAGCGCCATCTACGATCTTGGAACACACCTGCTCGACCAGGTCGTGTATTTGTTAGGGCTGCCGCAGCGGGTTACTGGTTTCATTGGGTCGCAGCGCGAGGTTAATACTTCTGGGTTCGAGGACTCGTTTACGGTACTGCTGCATTACGGGGGTGGGGTGCTTGTTACCGCGAAGGCGGGGGTTGTTAGTCCCGAGGAGGAGCAGTTGAGGTTTTGGGTGAGAGGTGAGAAGGGGAGTTTCAAGAAG TTCCACCTCGACATCCAAGAAGAGCACCTTAAGGCTGGTATCAAGCCCTGGGACAGCGGGTATGGCCGTGAGCCCAGCGAGCGCTATG GTACTTTGACAACGATCCAAAACGGCACCCCCATCAAGGAAACCTACCCCACCGTCGAGCCCCCAACCTGGACAGAGTACTACCGCAAGCTCGCTCGGGCTCTTGCCGGAGAGGGCGCTCTTCCCGCCAGCGGTGTTGAAGCTGGACAGGTCATTCGATTAATTGAGCTGGCGCAGGAGAGTTCGAAGTTGGGGAAGACTCTTGATGTTTAG
- a CDS encoding uncharacterized protein (COG:I;~EggNog:ENOG410PV30;~InterPro:IPR006176,IPR006180;~go_function: GO:0003857 - 3-hydroxyacyl-CoA dehydrogenase activity [Evidence IEA];~go_function: GO:0016491 - oxidoreductase activity [Evidence IEA];~go_process: GO:0006631 - fatty acid metabolic process [Evidence IEA];~go_process: GO:0055114 - oxidation-reduction process [Evidence IEA]) — protein sequence MLLVEVVPHAQTNADTVKTTMGIFKSLGKSPVHIHQEIPGFVANRLKAALVNEDYSLVQRGIVFAEACAHTALSRTTITPLLVLCGRRQSELR from the exons ATGCTCCTTGTCGAGGTGGTTCCTCACGCTCAGACTAATGCTGATACCGTCAAGACCACCATGGGAATCTTTAAATCTCTTGGAAAGTCGCCTGTCCACATTCACCAAGAAATTCCTGGCTTTGTGGCCAATCGGCTTAAGGCAGCGCTTGTTAACGAGGATTACAGTCTGGTGCAGAGAGGCATCGTCTTTGCCGAGGCTTGCG CCCATACTGCGCTGTCACGGACTACAATAACGCCTTTGTTGGTGTTGTGTGGGAGAAGGCAGTCGGAGCTAAGATGA
- a CDS encoding O-methyltransferase (COG:Q;~EggNog:ENOG410PW43;~InterPro:IPR002935,IPR029063;~PFAM:PF13578,PF01596;~go_function: GO:0008171 - O-methyltransferase activity [Evidence IEA]) — MAQTLDPSKPPTQGGAWNNDGRELKLLEFIYSQPNLDAIQGHPQKVLDLIDEFGKQYLFINVGSEKGKVVTDLIDEVKPHTMIELGCYVGYSAILFGDAVRRNGGKRYLSLELNPVFAAIANMLVDLAGLRDVVKIIVGRSDASLHKLHATGEVKHVELMFIDHYKPGYTSDLKLCEHLGMVSRGSVLAADNVIYPGNPPYLEYVRSTVEQKREAAKKSTAGDYDKRGISEWTAQAFVGKDDKPLFDVVGNPNLVYESTLHQPEGLGDAVEVTRCVGEEKA; from the exons ATGGCCCAAACCCTTGACCCCTCCAAGCCCCCTACCCAAGGAGGCGCCTGG AACAACGACGGCCGCGAGCTCAAACTCCTCGAGTTCATCTACAGCCAGCCCAACCTCGACGCCATCCAAGGCCACCCGCAAAAAGTCCTCGACCTCATCGACGAATTCGGCAAACAGTATCTCTTCATTAACGTGGGTTCCGAAAAGGGCAAGGTCGTCACGGACCTCATCGACGAGGTCAAGCCGCACACCATGATTGAACTGGGCTGCTACGTCGGCTACTCGGCCATTCTATTCGGCGACGCCGTGCGTCGCAACGGCGGGAAGAGATACCTAAGCCTGGAGCTGAACCCCGTGTTCGCTGCTATTGCGAACATGCTGGTTGATCTAGCTGGGCTGCGCGACGTGGTGAAAATCATCGTCGGTCGCAGCGACGCATCGCTGCACAAGCTCCACGCCACTGGCGAGGTAAAGCACGTCGAACTCATGTTCATCGACCATTACAAACCCGGCTACACCAGTGACCTCAAACTATGCGAGCATCTCGGCATGGTCTCTCGCGGATCCGTGCTCGCGGCCGATAACGTCATCTATCCCGGCAACCCGCCATATCTGGAGTACGTGCGGAGCACGGTCGAGCAGAAGCGGGAGGCGGCGAAGAAGAGTACGGCGGGGGATTATGACAAGCGGGGCATTTCGGAGTGGACTGCACAGGCGTTTGTGGGCAAGGACGACAAGCCGTTATTTGATGTGGTCGGTAACCCGAATCTGGTGTATGAGAGTACGCTGCACCAGCCGGAGGGGTTGGGGGATGCCGTGGAGGTAACCCGGTGTGTGGGAGAGGAGAAGGCTTAA
- a CDS encoding uncharacterized protein (COG:S;~EggNog:ENOG410PKIT;~InterPro:IPR036291;~TransMembrane:2 (i21-41o47-65i)): MAVSTVRRVLGSIPKSQRFDFIRTMLHTLFRLLRIVISFVLLPLDNAVLLGTYFGHYLTLLRLAVYRPRQAIPRDAEFRQKTVLITGVNSLHGLAVARRWYHEGHRVIGADMMDSPIRSGESMSKSLAAFYDVVKTQYISQLVDIVHREKVDVWIPCSEQVDTMEDAVAKNIIESRTECRCIQLDPELASRFGSPESLREYLVERDLPVVENHQVQSRDSVHKILHRSPSKAYLMRRARGQDTRPVMLPKRTLSMTYHEVSEIQINKDNPWILQQQTRLGEFIAEVLVVQGQVKAIKVRPGDLQSAWGASRLDQGLAISIHRLMDRFAVKGGSRLTGHLAVHLMVDEEFDANSVRHVLHIAHCTQGAAAVKTLLQGPSSDIVTGYLSVLASQATEASGQLSETPFEDVKATIATTDRAKESNTNTLKKILSPTFLVQQAKEAAWEVCHVPFWKDPRFSYSDPFPWWWHTHVYMPFREIGVALYRAPLKQD; encoded by the coding sequence ATGGCCGTCTCTACGGTTCGACGGGTCCTGGGCTCGATTCCCAAGTCTCAGCGCTTCGATTTCATCCGCACAATGCTACACACGCTATTTCGTTTACTGCGCATCGTTATCTCATTCGTGCTGTTGCCGTTGGATAACGCCGTCCTGCTCGGGACGTACTTTGGTCACTATCTCACCCTGCTTCGATTAGCCGTGTACCGTCCTCGCCAGGCGATTCCTCGCGATGCGGAATTCCGTCAGAAAACCGTTCTCATAACTGGTGTCAATTCTTTGCATGGGTTGGCTGTGGCAAGACGCTGGTATCATGAGGGGCATCGGGTGATTGGGGCGGACATGATGGACTCGCCGATTCGGTCGGGCGAGAGCATGTCCAAGTCGCTGGCGGCATTTTACGATGTCGTCAAGACGCAATATATTTCGCAGTTGGTGGATATCGTGCATAGAGAAAAGGTGGATGTGTGGATACCTTGTTCGGAGCAGGTGGATACCATGGAGGATGCGGTTGCGAAGAATATCATCGAGAGTCGGACCGAGTGTCGGTGTATCCAGCTGGATCCGGAACTGGCGAGTCGGTTTGGTTCGCCGGAGTCGTTGAGAGAGTATCTAGTCGAGAGGGACTTGCCTGTTGTTGAGAATCATCAGGTGCAGTCGCGGGACTCGGTTCATAAGATTCTGCATCGGTCGCCTAGTAAGGCGTATCTCATGCGGAGGGCTCGTGGGCAGGATACCCGGCCTGTTATGCTGCCGAAGAGGACGCTTAGTATGACGTATCACGAGGTCAGCGAGATCCAGATCAACAAGGACAATCCGTGGATTTTGCAGCAGCAGACCCGTCTGGGAGAGTTTATTGCGGAGGTGCTGGTCGTCCAGGGACAGGTCAAGGCTATCAAGGTTAGACCTGGGGATCTACAGTCGGCGTGGGGTGCTTCGCGCTTGGATCAGGGACTGGCTATATCCATCCACCGTCTTATGGATAGGTTCGCGGTGAAGGGTGGCTCTCGTCTGACCGGACACCTTGCTGTTCATCTAATGGTGGACGAGGAGTTTGATGCCAACTCTGTCCGACATGTCCTGCACATCGCACACTGTACCCAAGGCGCCGCAGCCGTCAAGACATTACTTCAGGGCCCATCATCCGATATAGTCACCGGCTACCTATCCGTCCTAGCATCGCAAGCCACCGAAGCCTCAGGCCAACTAAGCGAAACCCCATTTGAAGATGTCAAAGCTACCATCGCAACCACAGACAGAGCAAAGGAATCGAACACAAACACGCTGAAGAAGATCCTCTCTCCAACCTTCCTAGTCCAAcaagcaaaagaagctgcctGGGAAGTCTGCCACGTACCCTTCTGGAAAGACCCGCGCTTCTCCTACTCCGACCCGTTTCCGTGGTGGTGGCATACACATGTCTACATGCCATTCCGGGAGATTGGGGTGGCTTTGTATCGAGCGCCGTTGAAGCAGGATTGA
- a CDS encoding uncharacterized protein (COG:I;~EggNog:ENOG410QDEN;~InterPro:IPR000073,IPR029058,IPR000639;~MEROPS:MER0017177;~PFAM:PF12697;~go_function: GO:0003824 - catalytic activity [Evidence IEA]), whose translation MHPIITSRHIPLSTPNNPLSVHILEANYSPARDRPLIILLHGFPELSYSWRKVIPSLAEAGYYVVAPDSRGFGHTTGHDVRSYENVDLSTYSVTTLVRDVVLLVNALGYRSVRCIVGHDAGAVTAAMSALIRPDFFQSVVLLSHPFNGAPEAPFNTANDPSQKQGGNKGGAESSAGDVHSALASLGRKHYKWYYSTAPANEEMSHPPQGLHEFLRGYFHLKSGSWKGNKPFQLREWSATELAQLPGYYIMPLDKTMPETVANMMAKETGEDDRLSHEWLSDEELAVYVAEYRRTGFQGGLNWYRVRTAKGGKYTADYEVFAGKKIEIPCAFVSGKLDWGIYQEPGALERMRDGTVCTDFRELTLIDGVGHWAPQESPDVVVNAILELVRGL comes from the coding sequence ATGCATCCTATCATAACCTCTCGACATATCCCCCtttccacccccaacaacccGCTCTCTGTCCACATCCTTGAAGCCAACTACTCCCCCGCCCGAGATCGACCCCTTATCATCCTCCTGCACGGCTTCCCGGAACTCTCCTACTCCTGGCGCAAGGTCATTCCTTCTCTCGCCGAAGCTGGATATTATGTCGTCGCCCCTGACAGTCGCGGCTTTGGTCATACCACCGGCCACGATGTCCGCTCCTACGAGAACGTGGACTTATCAACCTACTCTGTCACTACTTTAGTGCGTGATGTCGTCCTTCTGGTTAATGCGCTGGGATACCGATCGGTCCGCTGCATCGTCGGTCATGATGCCGGAGCCGTCACAGCAGCGATGTCCGCACTTATCAGACCGGATTTCTTCCAGAGCGTTGTCCTGCTCAGTCATCCATTTAACGGAGCCCCAGAAGCACCGTTCAACACGGCCAACGACCCAAGCCAGAAGCAGGGCGGTAATAAAGGTGGAGCCGAATCCTCTGCTGGCGACGTCCACAGTGCCCTCGCTTCTCTCGGCCGCAAACACTACAAATGGTACTATTCTACTGCGCCCGCGAATGAGGAGATGAGTCATCCTCCGCAGGGCCTACACGAGTTTCTACGGGGCTACTTTCATCTCAAAAGCGGGTCGTGGAAGGGTAACAAACCGTTCCAGCTACGTGAGTGGTCGGCGACCGAATTGGCCCAGCTACCAGGTTATTACATCATGCCGCTGGACAAGACTATGCCGGAGACGGTTGCAAATATGATGGCCAAAGAAACAGGGGAAGATGACCGGCTTTCGCACGAGTGGCTGTCTGATGAGGAACTGGCCGTTTATGTGGCTGAGTATAGGCGGACGGGCTTTCAGGGTGGTCTGAATTGGTATCGCGTGCGGACGGCTAAAGGCGGGAAATATACAGCGGACTACGAGGTGTTCGCGGGGAAGAAGATTGAAATCCCGTGCGCGTTTGTGTCGGGGAAGTTGGATTGGGGGATCTATCAGGAACCCGGGGCATTGGAGAGAATGCGTGATGGAACGGTGTGTACTGACTTTCGGGAGCTGACCTTGATTGATGGTGTTGGGCATTGGGCGCCACAGGAGAGTCCTGATGTGGTGGTGAATGCTATTTTGGAGTTGGTCAGGGGGCTCTAA
- a CDS encoding uncharacterized protein (COG:S;~EggNog:ENOG410PFNR;~InterPro:IPR008253;~PFAM:PF01284;~TransMembrane:4 (i16-36o48-66i78-104o152-175i);~go_component: GO:0016020 - membrane [Evidence IEA]), producing MKLARPSVNPGRMKNIIHGCQALLIFLAWALTIAVWTKGDGIDGRTAWYWALCWFSIPGLIYLVAVPIWPRARRFGNVYAFASVDMLYAVLWFAAWVCVASYVAQGKAEGKDSDSDKDKDSNKSNKRASDSDSSSKGGCDNWKYGSAAKCKISTATVIFGVVIFLLFVVTAFMSFRNVVHFRRTGTLPDAVSDPSFAAHSKAAFSSTPVHDFDEEEEGDFRSGRGNMASSARSDRDEDYALLEQSEIDDLGHHPGRSALSGGYDPTASTMTGGSSVLHDYSTTSYGGAYGQHYGAPSEYPATEYPPTEYPPTDYGSSLNGHGHR from the exons ATGAAGCTGGCACGGCCTTCAGTCAATCCAGGGCGGATGAAGAACATCATCCACGGCTGCCAGgccctcctcatcttcctcgcaTGGGCTCTGACTATCGCGGTGTGGACGAAGGGTGATGGCATTGATGGACGGACAGCTTGGTATTGGGCTTTG TGCTGGTTTAGTATCCCCGGTTTAATCTACCTCGTCGCTGTGCCGATATGGCCGCGGGCCCGGCGATTCGGAAACGTTTATGCCTTTGCGAGCGTTGATATGTTGTATGCTGTTTTGTGGTTTGCGGCGTGGGTTTGTGTTGCGTCGTATGTGGCTCAGGGCAAGGCGGAAGGGAAGGATAGCGATTCGGATAAGGACAAGGACAGCAACAAAAGCAATAAGCGGGCCAGTGACAGCGATAGCAGCAGCAAGGGCGGATGCGATAACTGGAAGTATGGCAGCGCGGCCAAGTGCAAGATTAGTACGGCTACAGTGATCTTTGGGGTTGTCATTTT CCTCCTCTTCGTTGTCACGGCTTTCATGTCCTTCCGCAACGTCGTGCACTTCCGTCGCACCGGTACCCTGCCCGACGCAGTCTCCGACCCCAGTTTCGCGGCACACTCCAAGGCCGCTTTCTCCTCGACTCCCGTCCACGACttcgacgaggaagaagaaggcgacTTTCGCTCTGGTCGCGGCAACATGGCATCCTCCGCACGCAGCGACCGCGACGAAGACTACGCTCTCCTTGAACAAAGCGAAATCGACGATCTGGGCCACCACCCTGGCCGTTCCGCGCTATCCGGCGGGTATGATCCCACTGCATCTACGATGACGGGAGGAAGCAGCGTTCTGCATGATTACAGCACAACTAGCTATGGCGGTGCATATGGCCAGCACTACGGGGCACCGTCAGAGTATCCAGCGACAGAGTATCCGCCGACGGAGTATCCGCCAACTGATTATGGATCGAGTTTGAATGGTCATGGTCATCGTTAG